The genome window aacacagtagagaTGGCCCTGATGGcccaggtgtgggagagccatcCCTGAGGGCacgaaagcaggagaactggccccgccccttgctcattgctgcaagggttTGAACtcgccagggcagtgctggagggTTCACCGTGGtggggaggacaagggagagctggcgggatgaccaaccctgcaactacccaggcccagaagcaggattatgagttggcccaccccagtatccaccccatctatgatctgctggagcacgtgaaggggccagtcctgcagacccaaagctgcaggatctctacaACATAGGGCAACAATAGAATATCCGAGAGGagctccagtgagggcccagcatcaatagtgtagcagaaaccaagGGCCTCAAACCACACCAATGACTTTGCAGTGAAcacctgcaaataaagatacatggataaaagggtatattgtgtgACTCGCTGTGTCAcgctacagcttccatgatgagactgattttttcttttttttttttctcttaaattttgttttattttattttgggggggaggttgcaagggcagatacaaagggatggCAAAATGAATGGGAtaaagatgcatgatgtgaaaaacacaaagaataaataaaaagaaaatttacaagAACAGACCTGCGTTAGAAttccaactcaaaaaaaaaaaaaactaaaaaagaaattgtcaaataacaaaattaatcaataaaaagaaaataataataataaaaagaacaccTTTTAAAGGCATGGAAAAACTGGGGTAGGGTGACAGGTCATCTTGGAAGGAGCCTGCTATGGGATAGTAcattggcttaataaaatgctgattggtcaatagccaggcaggaaatataggcgggacaagcagactAGGAAaatgctggaaagaggaagggcagagtcaccagccagacacagaggaagcaaaatgacaaggcagaactgagaaaaggtaccaagacatatggctaaacataaataaaaattacgggttaatttaaatataagaactagtcagtaataagcctgagctaatgacctagcagttataattaatataagcctctaaatgattatttcATAAATGGCTGTAGGACCACGGGGCCAGGtgagaccagagaaaccttctgactacaggaGCCACAGGAACAACAGAAATCAGAAGATAACTACCGACCCCAGAATTCTATAACCAGTAAAGTTATATTTCTAAAAGGGAGCAAAATAGACATCCTCAGAGAAGCAAAGACTGAAAGTTTGTCACTAGCAgactcccctcccaccccaccctcaggaGCTGTACTCCAGACAGAAGACACATGACTCCAGATGGAAGCCTCAGATGAACAGGATGCGTATGTGATCACCTGAAGCAAACATCACCTGTGTGAAACAAGACTTTGCAGGGTCAACAGTGAAAGGCAAGAATGAAAATAGACCACACAAATAGTCAGGGCTCACCAGGGAGAAGAGGTCTTCAAGGGCTCTCCTAGGGCTAGCGGGAAAGTCAAGGCCCAAGTGTCTATTAATAAGTTGTTTGTTATAAAGTCTAGGATAACAGCCAGAAGGCAAATAGAGCATATAAATTACAAATGAGTAAAAGATGAAGGagggtgtgatggtttgaaagaaaattgccccCACAGGGAGCGGTGCTATTAGAAgttgtggccttcttggaggaagtgtgtcactctggaggcaggttttgaggtctttttctcaagcttccctcactgtgacagtcagtcgacttcctgttgcctctgagtcaagatgcagcgctctcagctccagcaccacatctgcctgcaggccaccatgctccccatcatgatgataatggactgaacctctgaaactgtaagtgagctaccccaattcaatgttttactttataagagttgctgtggttatggtctcttcacggcaataaaaatcctaactaagacaggaagaaATCCAGAAAAATCTATAAGAAAAGGGAGAACAATAAACCAGTGacaagaaaaaccacaaaatggGCAATTTACAGACCAATCAAGAAAGTAGCAAAAGGCAATACACAAATGAATATACAAATAGTACACATGAGATTCCTTTTTATGATtttagtgcgtgtgtgtgtgtgtgtgtgtgtgtgtgtgtgtgtgtgtgtgttgctcacaAGGCCAGAAGCAGgaatcagatccctggaactggggttacagacagttataagctgCCCACTGGGAACACTGGGAattcaacccaggtcctctgaagaatagcaagtgctcttacccactgacccatctctctgaaCCCCCACATTCAGATTGTGAACCAAACAAACCAGCCTTGGGTCCTGAGGATAGCCTAGGCTATGCTGAGTTCATTGACATACTCATACTGTactgcccaggctgatctcagactCAGAGGTacaagtaatcctcctgcctcagatgctctcactgctgtgactaTAGGCACTGTATGCGCAGGTCAGCACAGGATCCAAACATTCATTTGGGATCTTTACCAAAGCACCTCTCAAGCTGGAGCAGCCGGGCCCCTTCATAGCCTTTCTTAGCCCAGAAAGACCAATTTCTGCCTGGTCCGCAgacagccttggttctgaaatCCAGCCTCTAATCCTTCCCCACTCCCCAGCCATTGCTAGGCAACAGCTTTGGGAACAACAGTGAAGGCACCTCCTTCCTAGGCAAGAGGAGGTGGGTCCCAGAACTTGAGGGGGCATTTCAGCTCCATTGAGGAGACCCTCCTAACTCCCACCATGGGGTTCTGCTCACAGGCCAAGCTGAGGCCTGTCCTGAGCTCCTAAGACCTGAACAAACAGAATTCATTCCATGCACCTTGGAATGTtatcactttgtgtgtgtgtgtgtgtgtgtgtgtgtgtgtgtgtgtgtgcttttcctcTGGCTTGTTTCCCTGGCAacaagaaaggcaggaaggcacCATCACAAAGAATGAACAGTTGCTTGTTTACTCTTGTGTCCTAGGGAGGAGCTGTGGTGAGAAGCAGTCACGACTTCCCATCCTGTACACTATTCACAGCACGGGTATCTCGCTGGTCCCAATCCCACTGAATAGGGGACAGCAACAGCCCAGAATCAACATCAGTTTAAACCGCCAGCAGGGAGGGCAGGAAACAGTTCTTCAAGGCCAAAGCCAAGTGACAAAATCCTACAGACAAATGGCACATCCACACTCAGTGCTCCGCGGCCCTCCATGTCCAGGTCATGAGGACAGTGGCTACTCATGAGGCAATGGCCTGCTCATAGGGGCTGGGTGCTTGGCTCTTGAGTGTGACAGGGAGAGGTATCTTCTACCACTTGAGATTGCCTTTCAAGCACCTGCCGCATCCTTTGCATCCCTGAGAAGAAGTGAGGAGTGGTCAGCACCGGGGCTGTTGAGGTCAGAAGCAGGGGTCCCCGAAAGGatgctgtggggaggggaggggaggagactgCTTACCCAGGCGGAGCCGGTTCTCCTTGTCTGAGAAGACCAGCCGGAACCAGCCGGGTTCTTTGCACTCAAAGGCCTTCCCAGAGGACAGCAGCACCTTGTTATCCAAAAACTGGCGCCAGAGCAACACCTCCTCCTCAAATGTGCCTTTGCGAAGGTACTGGAGTGGGTGGGGGGAAGTAGCTCAGAATGCAGGAGACCCTCCAGCGCCTTCACCTGCCAGGTAGGGGCTTGACATTGCCCTGTTCCCATACCTCCACCCTATTTACCTTTCTCAAGTCAACCCAGATGAAGAAGCCTGCCCCACGACTCACGAAGGGGATCCCCAGGGTTCTGAGCTCCTCTGAGACATAGGTATGGGCAGCCTTGAGTCGGGCGTGGTTTTCTGGCAGGTATACCTGGCTGATCCAGTCTAAATGGAAGGGAAGCAAGAATATAAAACTCCCACGGGCCATGGCACTAATCTAAATGCTAGAAGACAAAAGGGCATGGCAGTCAACATCTTGGGAGCCCTTCCTATAACTGGCTTACTGATCACAGGTTCAGCGGGGCTGGGAGCTCTGTGCTCCACACAAAGAGCCCTTGATCCAGGTACACAGCCCTGAGGACGCCAGGTCCTGGACCACATTCAGGAGCCCAGAGTACAAAGTCCCTCAGGATGTGAGCCAAGCCAAAGGTGTCTGCAGTTATAAAGTGATACCTAGAACCACACAGACCAAGGTCCTGATCCCAGTGGGGGGCATCTGGCAAGACAGGAAAAGGCAGACCTCAGCAACTTCACCTCTCTGGACCTCATAGATTCACTGACCTCTTCTGAGGGGTGCACAGCTCTCTGGATTATCACAGGTCCATACACTTATGAAAGCACCACCAAAATCAGGGTTCTGAGTGACCCCAAAGACTATCCTCATGCTATTTAGATTTATACACCCTCTTCCTCGTGACTGATATGTTATACATCATGACGGCTTGGTTCATTCCCAAATGTCACCAAAACCAGCCTCATAGGGCATGAAATCTCTTGACCCTAGCTTCTCTTAATAGCACAGTGTCTTTGGGAGAAATCCACATCGCCATGGGTTTTTATTATATCAGTATTCCACAGTGTGGATGGGACATATTTGTGTCAACTCATCTGTAGAGGTGTACTGTTTGCAGATGTGGGTgattgttaaaaaaacaaaaaaaaacaacccagctATCAGCATTCACACAGAGGCTTGTGTGTGACCATCAGGGTTCCACACTGGGGCCTGTGGTCGCTGAGTCATTTGATAGGTATGTTTAGAGGAAACAGCAGAATGGCTTTTCACTGTGGCTGAGTCATCTTCTGTCCCCACCAGTGATGTAAGAGCAAGTATCCCGCTGTCCCACCTCCCTTAGCATCATCTGACATTGCTGGTTCTAAAACTTTTTAGGCTAGTAGACTGGATGTTTAGTATCTGGTCCTCcttttcctcacctgtaaaacaaAGGGGAACTGCATAGGAATTCTTCCTAGGACCCTAGGGAGGGAAATGAGATGGACCCAAAGAGAATCTATCTGAAAGGCTCAACGAACAGCAACAAATACAAAACAGCTTTGCTATCTGAACTTCTGCTATCTGAGGCAGGAACAGATGCGATTCCTGGAGGCAGAGAGCTCTCCATGATATCGACATTTCCTCCGTAACTTCTGATCTTTGTGCTCAAAGCTAATAAAAGTTCATTTTTGAAGGTGGGATCTTGTTATGttgtccaggccagcctggaactcctgacctagaaggatcctcctgcttcggcCTCTCAAGTCGCTAGAAGGACAGATGCATAACACTGCCCCTGGCTGGTGAGCTCACATTAGCCAAGAGCCTACTTTATGCCATGTATTGTTCTAATCAAATTATAGGTCATACTCAGCCTGCAAAACCAGCACCATGATCACcccattctacagatgaggaggtgaagaaatgTGCTACATATGAAGCACACAAGGGACTGGTTACAGTCTGAACCCAGAGATGACACTGTCAGATGTCACCTAAGTTCCTCCAAAGGAGAGGCACCCGTGAGCCCCAACACGTCCCACGCACATTACAACCCCACTCCTCTTTCAAGTCCCTAGCCCCAGACAGTCACCATGGTCCCGGAGCAGCTGTGCCATCTGGTGTTGGACCAGGCCACTGAGGCCATGGTAGCGACAGAGGGAGGCCACGGCAGTAGCCACATGCTGGTTTTCTGTGTACAGTATGCCAAAGCGGAGTCCAGACATCCCGAAGTCCTACAAGAAGCCACATGATAGGCCATAGCCAGCCCACACAGAAGAAATTGACTCCACGCCCTCCCAcccaggctagccaggaactcACCTTGCTAGTGGCCCACATCACATGTGTCCTCTGGGGGTCAGGCAGCCTACAGAGAGGAGAATGTGGAGACATAAGCAACCCAGAGGCAGGGGATCACAGACTTGGGAATGGATATTGGCACCACTTCCTCAAAAGGCTTTTCTGACCAGCCAGGAAATCAGGGCAAAACAGAACCCCTCGTAGCTCCTCGGCCACCTCCATCTTAGTGCTTCTTGCCACTATCATGGAAATTACTGGCTGTGTCTCTAGCTGCTGAGACCTTTTCCTATGTAGAAATATAGATACATGgctggataggtgggtggatagataaacagatgaatgggtggatggagggatggagggatgagtGGGTCAggggatagatgaatggatgggtagagggatggatggatagatggatgcaCAGACAGAAGGACTGACGGATGGTTGAAACTGGAGCTACTCTGAGGATGAAGGAAAATATCAAGAGTCCAATTTCCCATAGACCCAATGCTTCTTCACATAATGCCAAGGCCCTCCTTGGAGCTCTTGGGAATGCCATAGAATAATTTGAAGACCCCTGATCTACCTAGTCCTTCCTGGCCTGAGGACCAGTGAGATCAAATAAATATCAGTGGAACTGCCCTGAAGCAGGCCATGCCCTGTCAGCTGACCCAGAAAGAGGCTAGGAAAATGTGGGACAGCCCAAGGGGCTGGTAGAATCTGGTACACTGGGAGCCTCACCTTTCCAGGCTCAGGACACTGCGGTACCCAAGAGATTCTTCAAACACGGACAGCATGTAAACTTCATCCATGATCACATGCAGCTGGTGCCTGCAGTGGGTAGGTGGTGGGAAAGAGGGAGCCAAAATATGTTACCCAGTGTTGAGTATCAGTATGTCAGAAACACAGAGGGCCTCAGACTAGCCCAGGGCACTAGGAAACCAGCTTGTCCCAAGAACACCCCGCTTTGGACTATATTTTTACAAACAGGAAGCTGCACCCATAAAGTAGAGGACTCTTTGGGGTCCTCCATGGTGGGCTGGAGACAAATGGACCCAGATTCATATCTGTTCCCACTCCTGATTGGACCACTCTGAGGCTCTGTTAAGCAGGGATGATGACAGTGTCCATGTTCATGGGGATGTTGTGATGAGGACCACAGACGCAGCACAGGAAGTGCTCACCTGGGAAGATGCCTCAGTCAGTAAAGGGCTGCCTTGCAAACAAGACCCAAGTCTGACGCCCAGAACCCACCAAAAAGGCAGGTCCGGTGACATGTACTTGCAATCCAGGTGCTGGGGGAGTGAAGAGGAGTGGATCCCGGGGGTTCACTGACCAGACAGCCTAGCATATTTGACCAGTGAAACCCTCAGAAACAATTAGAAGGCATCTAAGGaatgacctctgtcctccatattCACACACGCACATGAACACAGGTAAACATATAATGTTCAGCATGGTGCCTGGCCCTAGAGTATTATAGCTGGTGTTTtaagaagacagagaaacacCAAAGCAGGTAGTAGCCCACAGTGGGCTAAGAAGGCTGACGTGCCCCAAGGCTCACATCAGAGCCCTGTCTGCCCACTTTGTGGGGGTAGGCATAGCTCACCTCATGGCGAATCCCAGGAACTCCTGTAGCTCTTCAGGGGAGTAGATGTCACCCAGAGGGTTCTGGGGGTTGATGAGGATGAGGCCTTTGACCTTGACACCCTGAAACCATCCATGGGGGTGTTACAGTGTCCTCCTGACCCCAGAGCCTCACAGTCCCACTGGATGAGACTGAAAGCTGGCTGGCTCACAGGGAAGCATGGCAGGGACACGCTCATGACCCAGCAAGAAGCAAATGACTGGGACTAGAGTTATGTCTGCTGTATCGTGCCAACGAAACAGGGAAACGTGCCCAGCTGCTGGCAGAGAGGCTGCTTGTGTCAAAAGAACTCTAGGTGGGAAAGTCCAGAACTTTCACAGTTCCCACAGTGAGCAATTGACAGCTTGAATGACAAAGGTAAACATCTGTGTGAAGTGCACAGCTGCTGAAAATGGGTGGAAAGCGGGCACAGGAACTTGGGTCTCTGCCTTTATTAGGGAGTCCCTCAAAAAGAGCAGGATCACCCCTCACCGTACTATAGACTCTCATGATCCACATTTGACCCTGAAGCAGAAACAAAGGGACTGGGATGGGGGAGTGCTCTTTTTAATTAGcataatgtggtggtttgaattagaatagcccccataggctcatatgtttgaatgcttggtctttagtggaactgtttgggaaggataggagaggtgtggccttgttggaagaggcaTATCacttggggcaggctttgaggcttcaaaagcccagtgtctctctgcctgctgcctacagatcaggccGTAAAGCTCTGAGCTACTGCTACAGTGCCCTGCctgtctgcttgctgccatgatgatcatggactaactctCTAAAATTGCaagcaaacccccaattaaatgctttcttttaccttggtcatggtgtcttttcacagcaatagaacagtaactacaTTCATTGAAaacaataatgggtttcattctTGACATTTTCAGGCACATATATGTATAGTGCTTTGATCATATCCTGCCACCTATTACCCTTTCTTGTGAGGGGAAAGTTGTTAATGAAACTTCCTGGTTCCCTGTACACTGTGGTTTCAGGGTCATTTTCTAATGGGAAGATCCTCCATAGACACTGGATTTTGCCTGACTGCCCCCGCAAGGGTGGTTCTATAACCCCTCCCCATATATCCCTATCAAAGTTACAAGCCCAACTCCCAAGAGATGAAGGGTCCAGCCCCTGTTGAGATCCACCCACTCCCAGCCCTGGATTTAACTGAATCCCCAGACCTCAGAATTAACTCCTTGCAAGGCCATCTCCAGCTTCTCCACTGTGAGCTGGAAGGGACGTGTGTTCAGTCCAGTTACCTGGGAAGAGACCCATCAAAGGCAGGAACCAAATTCAgtgccccatccccaccccaaacTTGAACTCTTGGGTCTTTCCTCATCTATCATCTCCAGTCTCCTGGGTACAGCCTTTGGAAAATGAGAGGGGCCACTTCCCCTTCCTGCCATCTGCCCCCCCACTTTACCTCAGGGACATCCCTCATCACTCAGATTTCTGGCAGAGGCAGCAAGGCTTCTCTGATTGGCTCTCACGACTTCCAAGGCCTAAGCTTCCCCCTTGCAGCCCTCTCATTTCTGGGACTAGTTCTTGGCTTCTCTATGGACCCAGGAATCTTAGAGCCTGAGCTTGGAGCTTCCAGGGAACCCAGGCAGAGGAATCCATGTGACAACAGAAGgctccacttccatttcacagaAGCCCTTACATAGGCTTCCTTCAGGTCCACCCACAAATTCAGACCCAGTAAACCCTTGCCTACAGGGATACCCAATGCAAGAACTGGAATGCAGGCACTCTTACCTTGCTGTCCAGGTAGACATAGGCCAGTCGGACGTTGCCATAGAGATAGACATGCTGGGTAATGGCTCCATAATAAGGGGTGGGGATCAAGAGAGCCTCTAGGGGAAGGAGTAGGCAATCCATTGGCCTCTGGCTTGGATACCCCAGACACCCAATATGAGCCCCACTGCCTTTCTAAGCTTCTATCATCCCTGGGGAATATCTGGAGCATATTCTTGCTCCTCTCAACTCCCCATACCTTAAAGCTTGAACCCCCTAAGGTCAGACTTTCTAATATAGATGCTCACTTAAAATGGAGTTACATACAGATAAATCCACTATAagttaaaactataaaaaatgcATTTGATCCACCTAACCTCCTAAATATTCTAGCTTAGGAATTTGGAACAGGGCAGAGTACTGGCATTGACTCAAGATCTCATGGTCGCCTGCAGGTGGAGTGGGGGAGCTcactgccactgcccagcattgCAAGAAAACAGCACATCACACAGCACTAGCTAGAGAACCTGTCACAATTCAaactccagagaacctgggttcgattcccagcacccacaggatggctcacaagTGGCtgcaactccatttccaggggatctaacctccacaggcaccaggcacacacaaagacacatccaggcaaaaacacccatacacataaaataataaagtaaaaactagtataaagatttatttgaaaataaagagagagaaaccgAAATAGAGTTTCTATTGAGTTTGCATAGTTTTCACACCATTGTAAGCTGAAAGTCCCTGTGAGTTGGGGCCTCTGCTAATACTTACTGACTCCCTCAGCCTGTGCTAAACAGGTTCACCACCATGCTCTGAAGTAAGCACTATCGTCAGCCATACTTTATAGACCAGGATAGTGGAGCTTATAGGGTCCCTGTATTTGACTGTTCCAGAATGGATAAGAAATTGTCTATCATATTCTCACAGCAAATCTTCCTTTAGGGCTTAAGTCCTGGTGACTGCTTCTGTTCCTGTGACTTTGAAAAGTTACTTAACCTCTAGGCCTCAGTCTTCTCACCTGTGAAAGGGTCTAGTCAAAGAATCCATTCCATAGAGGTGTTGTGTAAAGCCACACGACCTAGCCTGGAAAGCTGTATGTGGTGACTGCATGTGACCAGCATTAACCTGTTAGTTAGGCTCAAATGAGCTCTCATGTTCCTTACAACAACTCACCCCTGGCTACAACCAGCTCTTGACACATTGCCTCTTAGAGCAGGCTGTCTCCTCAATAGTCATTCAATCTCCTTCCTTGCTAAGAGAAacttgtttatttggtttgtttgttggtttgtttgtttgtttgtttgtttgtttgtaagagGACCGGCAATATGTCCAAGTCAGGCCTTCCCCAGCCATGGCGTGAAGCAGTCTAGTTTAAGTTGACAATGGATCCCTTAAGCACCTTTGCCAGAGACTCCTTTAGGTTTACAAGTAATTTCTATCCGGTAAAAAGGGTCTCACTGGGATCCTTTTGGAAAAGAGAACCCTTGATGCCCTGTCTGAGAGAAGAGGCCAGCTTGTTGTAACTGTCTTGGTCTTCTTGCTATAAGACACAGTGTCACAGAAGACTGTGACAATGACCTggtgaacaagaagaaaaaactgAGAAACTCAGAGAGAGCAGGAGGACCCTGATCCCATAGAAACCTCCCTGAGAACTGCTGCCTCGGATGTCTGGTCAAGCCACTCACTGAAGGCTCCTGCAATCTCCTATGCTCTACTATAGCTGAAGGCATCCTGATGCAGCTCTGCTGCTAGGCAACTGAGGTCACAGCCAATCATAGCCTTGGTTCAAAGCTGACGGAGTAGGCCTGGGGTTCACTTACCTCCTGCCTCACACAGCACTGTGGCCAGAGCAGAAAAGAGAGAGGCACAGCCATTCAGAACTACCACCTAGGGGTGACAAGAGACAAGGGTGACTCTGTCAGGGGACAGAGAAGAGCAAGGACCAGGGGAAGGGCCACGCCTCTCCCCAGTGTCCTGGGGAATCCATCCTGACGAAGGTCTCCCTTGGCTTCCAGCCAAACTTATTTCTGGGGACCCTGCTCTTGATCAAGTGAACAAGAGACAGAACTGGTCACTCTGAGGGCCTCTCTCAAAGGTGAGGCGGTCAAGAGGGCTACAGGACAGTGGGGTTGGGAGGCAAAACTAAGTGAAAGGCAGACCCCAAGCGTCCCCCCAACCCTCACCCCTAAGGAAGGGGTGACTCACGTTCTCTGGTTTGAGGGGTGCCGGGCTCTTACAGTAGAAAGACAAGAACCTTGCCACTTCTTCCCGGAGGCTAGAAGAACAGACCAACAATGTGCGACACTTGTCCGAGGATTCTCGGCCCAGTCCACTCTGGAGCCCCTCTGGGAACCCACAGGTGGCTAGCTGCCACTgctccatcctcccctcccaggaGGTGAATAGGCGGGCATTTGTCTCCACTCTGGCACACCCTCCCCCATCTGACCGCAAAGCATTCACCCTGTGTGGTTCTAGGACACCCagccctacccacccacccccagtcaggAAACAGATAAAAACTAACGCTATATAGATCTAGCTGGTGAAAACGATAATAAAAAACATTATCATAATAGGAACTGTTACCACAGTTCTTACTGAGCTTCAGATGttatttggagaatgttccatggtAACTACTCTTACTATTGTTTCCATTTTACAAAGAAGTTGAGGTTTAAGGGAATTAAAACACTTGCTGGTAAATGGCAGAGTCTATGCCCAAGCTCCATGGCCTGCCCCAAGCTCACCATACTGATGACCATTTTCTAAGAATATGAGCTTTGGAATACACCTTGGGTCAGGTCCTGTCCCTAAGAACAATGCCTGACCTGCAAATCATCAGTATATGGCAGCCTTTCATTCCCTGCCCCATCTTACCACTGGGAGGGAGTCCCAGCCAGCTCCCTAGACACTCACCTGTCATCGCTAAAGCTGCTGGAAAAGCAAGGACAGTCTCCTCCCTCACTTCAGACTAAGGGTCATGGGAACCAAGCCGGGAACTCCGGTGATGGATTTGGGGCTGACCGGACAGCCCCTGGTCACCAGGTCTCTACAACTATTTTCTCAGCTTACCACCAGCTCCCTCACTCTGCCTCTACTGATAACGTGGACAGAAGAATTCTTTGTTGAGAGGCCTCCCTGTGCTTTGTAGGGTTAACAGCACATCCCTGGACTGTAGACCCTTCTCCCAGTTACACGAACCAGAAATGTGCCCAGCCACTACCAGACCTCCCTGGGGTCAACATGTTGAGACCCACCAGCCTGTGGCAACTACTTACAACAGATGCCCCCTCCAGTCGGGGTACTGCAGCAGAGACGGCTCCACATGAAGCATGTCATTCTGTGTCAGCTGGGGGCACGAAGGGAACAGAGCAAGGCTAAGGGCCAGCACTGCCACCTGCGTCCACATGGCACCAGGGCCTTCTCAGGGAATGTGGCAGGAGTGCAGGACAGCCCATTTCACAGATCAGCAAACCAAGGCTCACAAAGTGAAGGCAAGGCTAGCAAATGGCAGAGCTAAAGCCATACCCAGAACTCTTGACTCTAGCTCTCTATACAACAGAAtcgggtgtggggggtggggtggggggggtgcagAGCAGAGCTGGGAAGGCACACTGCTCAGCTTCCCCAGACGTCAGAGGAGGCTCCAGAGCTGGGTGATGTCAGCTTGGCCTTGGCTCCAACTTTAGAGAGGGGACTCGGGACACTGTCTTCTGCAGGTTCCACTCAATCTCACCCTTTGTGTATGGTGGCAAATTTTAGACCCTCCCTTGTCTCGGCAGGTACTGGATTAGTGACACTAGAGCATCATGGCTATAAGGTCAAAGAGAGCCAATAACATAGTGTCCTCGGGCAGAGGGACCAGAACAATTGGAATCATCTATGCCAGGGCCCAgccatttccctccctcctgccgCCCCTTAGAGCAGGTTCAACATGGAAGCCACGGGTATCTGTGGCTACTTAGCACTTACTAGGTTGCTAGTCTGAACTGTAATGACTTTGTAAGAACAAGTATTAATAAATATCAATAACTGTACACTTATTACCAGCTGAAATGGTCATATTTTAGATATAGTAGGTAAATGAAATATTACTGAAGCCAGTTTTAGTTATCTTTACTTTTGGAGACTTGAGACAtgctcttgctgtgtagccctggctctcctgatgcttactatgcagcccaagatggactcagactcacagcactcctcctgcctca of Peromyscus maniculatus bairdii isolate BWxNUB_F1_BW_parent chromosome 4, HU_Pman_BW_mat_3.1, whole genome shotgun sequence contains these proteins:
- the Accs gene encoding 1-aminocyclopropane-1-carboxylate synthase-like protein 1 isoform X1 gives rise to the protein MFTLPQGEATAPTACSGSTSSQDMENGYGDVLQGECLRKPDCKQPKLYGVGDPVAMFSSDSSCLSSRGRVIKWFWDSAEEGYRTYHMDEYDEDKNPNGIINLGTSENKLCFDLLSRRLTQNDMLHVEPSLLQYPDWRGHLFLREEVARFLSFYCKSPAPLKPENVVVLNGCASLFSALATVLCEAGEALLIPTPYYGAITQHVYLYGNVRLAYVYLDSKVTGLNTRPFQLTVEKLEMALQGVNSEGVKVKGLILINPQNPLGDIYSPEELQEFLGFAMRHQLHVIMDEVYMLSVFEESLGYRSVLSLERLPDPQRTHVMWATSKDFGMSGLRFGILYTENQHVATAVASLCRYHGLSGLVQHQMAQLLRDHDWISQVYLPENHARLKAAHTYVSEELRTLGIPFVSRGAGFFIWVDLRKYLRKGTFEEEVLLWRQFLDNKVLLSSGKAFECKEPGWFRLVFSDKENRLRLGMQRMRQVLERQSQVVEDTSPCHTQEPSTQPL
- the Accs gene encoding 1-aminocyclopropane-1-carboxylate synthase-like protein 1 isoform X2 — encoded protein: MLHVEPSLLQYPDWRGHLFLREEVARFLSFYCKSPAPLKPENVVVLNGCASLFSALATVLCEAGEALLIPTPYYGAITQHVYLYGNVRLAYVYLDSKVTGLNTRPFQLTVEKLEMALQGVNSEGVKVKGLILINPQNPLGDIYSPEELQEFLGFAMRHQLHVIMDEVYMLSVFEESLGYRSVLSLERLPDPQRTHVMWATSKDFGMSGLRFGILYTENQHVATAVASLCRYHGLSGLVQHQMAQLLRDHDWISQVYLPENHARLKAAHTYVSEELRTLGIPFVSRGAGFFIWVDLRKYLRKGTFEEEVLLWRQFLDNKVLLSSGKAFECKEPGWFRLVFSDKENRLRLGMQRMRQVLERQSQVVEDTSPCHTQEPSTQPL